A stretch of Kyrpidia spormannii DNA encodes these proteins:
- a CDS encoding acetone carboxylase subunit gamma: MGYDRKKIEELIDGTIDWETQHRMLSEPKDPERFQVYLEILQERVPWEDRILLPYQYHLYVVEKKDTGAWVIKCDCGHEFCDYRENWKLHALIYVRDTEEAMSEIYPKLMAPDPNWQVFREFYCPSCGTLLEVEAPTPWYPVIHNWEPDIEAFYREWLKLPLPTEK; encoded by the coding sequence ATGGGGTACGATCGAAAGAAAATTGAAGAATTGATCGACGGGACCATCGATTGGGAGACGCAGCATCGCATGCTTTCGGAGCCCAAAGATCCTGAACGCTTTCAGGTCTATCTTGAGATCTTGCAGGAACGGGTGCCGTGGGAGGACCGCATCCTCCTCCCCTATCAATATCATCTTTACGTCGTCGAGAAAAAAGACACCGGCGCGTGGGTCATCAAGTGCGATTGTGGCCATGAATTTTGCGACTATCGAGAGAACTGGAAGCTTCATGCGCTCATCTACGTCCGGGACACGGAGGAAGCGATGAGCGAAATCTATCCAAAGCTGATGGCGCCGGACCCGAATTGGCAGGTGTTCCGGGAGTTTTACTGCCCCAGCTGCGGCACGCTTCTGGAAGTGGAAGCGCCCACGCCTTGGTATCCGGTGATCCATAACTGGGAGCCGGACATCGAAGCGTTCTATCGCGAGTGGTTGAAGCTACCGCTGCCGACAGAAAAGTGA